In Xanthomonas theicola, a single genomic region encodes these proteins:
- a CDS encoding CD225/dispanin family protein has translation MSTVGPVTPPPAPVPGAIPNHLAWAIIATVLGFCLCCPSIITGIVAIVFSSKVNGLLNQGDLEGARRASNSAKTWCWVTTALAIVGLLINIGLIATGGMQRYIEYVQQMQQMH, from the coding sequence ATGAGCACCGTCGGCCCCGTCACGCCCCCGCCCGCCCCCGTGCCCGGCGCGATTCCCAATCACCTGGCCTGGGCGATCATCGCCACGGTGCTCGGCTTCTGCCTGTGCTGCCCATCGATCATCACCGGCATCGTCGCGATCGTGTTCTCCAGCAAGGTCAACGGGCTGCTCAACCAGGGCGACCTGGAAGGCGCGCGGCGCGCCTCCAACAGCGCCAAGACCTGGTGCTGGGTAACCACCGCGCTGGCCATCGTCGGCCTGCTGATCAACATCGGCTTGATCGCCACCGGCGGCATGCAGCGCTACATAGAGTACGTGCAGCAGATGCAGCAGATGCACTGA
- a CDS encoding LysR family transcriptional regulator codes for MLTLRQLEFAVAVAEEGSFTAAARRCHTVQSALSHQIAKTEEALGARLFERGARQVRPTAAGEVFLHNARATLRAAERLHEEMAQALGTVRGRLHIGQISSLNTVQVPALLRRFGQAHSAVDVHLRTGMSAALLLELGEGRLDVALVGVGPHVVLPAQRLLLHEEPLALIAARGNRFAARAEVALHELEDAPMAGLTAGAGVRGIIDRAFAEAGLRQRLQYEVTHADLQRQLVVQDLGLAIVPQTMAAAMHGVAVIALRERFRFLTYATWRPDPTPAARALIALLRQRHAGAEAGQAGAADTRHPSGPQRTC; via the coding sequence TCGCCGTCGCGGTGGCCGAGGAAGGCAGCTTCACCGCCGCCGCACGCCGCTGCCACACGGTGCAGTCGGCGCTGAGCCACCAGATCGCCAAGACCGAAGAGGCGCTGGGCGCGCGCCTGTTCGAGCGCGGCGCGCGGCAGGTGCGGCCGACCGCCGCCGGCGAGGTGTTCCTGCACAACGCCCGCGCCACGCTGCGCGCGGCCGAACGCCTGCACGAGGAGATGGCGCAGGCGCTGGGCACGGTGCGCGGGCGCCTGCACATCGGCCAGATCTCCTCGCTCAACACGGTGCAGGTGCCGGCCCTGCTGCGCCGCTTCGGCCAGGCGCACAGCGCGGTGGACGTGCACCTGCGCACCGGCATGAGCGCTGCGCTGCTGCTCGAACTGGGCGAGGGCCGGCTGGACGTGGCCCTGGTCGGGGTCGGCCCGCACGTCGTCCTGCCCGCACAGCGCCTGCTGCTGCACGAAGAACCGCTGGCGCTGATCGCCGCGCGCGGCAACCGCTTCGCCGCCCGCGCCGAGGTGGCGCTGCACGAACTGGAGGACGCGCCGATGGCCGGGCTGACCGCCGGCGCCGGCGTGCGCGGCATCATCGACCGCGCCTTCGCCGAGGCCGGCCTGCGCCAACGATTGCAGTACGAGGTCACCCACGCCGACCTGCAGCGCCAGCTGGTGGTCCAGGACCTGGGCCTGGCGATCGTGCCGCAGACCATGGCCGCGGCGATGCACGGCGTGGCGGTGATCGCGCTGCGCGAGCGCTTCCGCTTCCTGACCTACGCCACCTGGCGGCCGGACCCGACCCCGGCCGCGCGCGCGCTCATCGCGCTGCTGCGGCAGCGGCATGCGGGCGCAGAGGCGGGCCAGGCCGGTGCCGCGGACACGCGGCATCCGTCCGGCCCGCAACGAACCTGCTAG
- a CDS encoding MFS transporter, whose protein sequence is MSGHSQFALLKQRRFLPFFVVQGLGAFNDNVYRQAIIGLLFYLSVTPEQRTLYTNLAPALFILPYFLFSALAGQIAEKLEKSRLVVITTTMEIAIMSLAAVGFLTENMAVLLVALFCTGLQSTLFGPVKYSILPSVLKPEELTGGNGLVEMGTSISILCGMILGGLIFQIAGSHGPIAAATAVIALAVAGNLVARAIPRVDAGAPQLKINWNPLPESLAIMRLTRRRLAVRNAVLGVSWFWFVGTVLTAQLPTYAELNLGGAQDLYIFALALFSIGIGTGSLLCEKLSGRTVEIGLVPLGAFGISAFMLDLYFARPGGALQAGLDIGQFVRQAGSWRIMLDLVGIGLCTGLFVVPLFALIQSRTPKAELSRVIAGLNIQNSMFIVIAAMVGIALQMQQLTLFGTRIPMPGLSIPQVFLALAIANAVVAIWIFSIVPEFLMRFLSWVMVRALYRLRLHGIERHVPDEGAALIVCNHVSYMDALVLAAAIPRPVRFVMYYRIFNIPVMRWIFRTAKAIPIAGAREDPALMQHAFDEIDAALAEGELVCIFPEGALTKDGAIVTFKSGMEKILERRAVPVLPMALRNMWTSMWSKRDSRLRRMRVPRRFRAHVEVIAGAPVAAAEASAELLEAQVRQLRGDAA, encoded by the coding sequence ATGTCCGGCCATAGTCAGTTCGCCCTGCTGAAGCAGCGCCGCTTCCTGCCGTTCTTCGTGGTCCAGGGGCTGGGCGCGTTCAACGACAACGTCTACCGGCAGGCGATCATCGGCCTGTTGTTCTACCTGAGCGTGACCCCCGAACAGCGCACGCTGTACACCAACCTGGCGCCGGCGCTGTTCATCCTGCCGTACTTCCTGTTCTCCGCGCTGGCCGGGCAGATCGCCGAGAAGCTGGAGAAATCGCGGCTGGTGGTGATCACCACCACGATGGAGATCGCGATCATGTCGCTGGCCGCGGTCGGCTTTTTGACCGAGAACATGGCGGTGCTGCTGGTCGCGCTGTTCTGCACCGGCCTGCAGTCCACGCTGTTCGGCCCGGTGAAGTACTCGATCCTGCCGTCGGTGCTGAAGCCGGAGGAACTGACCGGCGGCAACGGCCTGGTCGAGATGGGCACCTCGATCTCGATCCTGTGCGGCATGATCCTGGGCGGGCTGATCTTCCAGATCGCCGGCAGCCACGGCCCGATCGCCGCGGCCACCGCGGTGATCGCGCTGGCGGTCGCCGGCAACTTGGTCGCGCGCGCCATTCCCAGGGTCGACGCAGGCGCGCCGCAACTGAAGATCAACTGGAACCCGCTGCCCGAGTCGCTGGCGATCATGCGCCTGACCCGGCGCCGGCTGGCGGTGCGCAACGCGGTGCTCGGCGTGTCCTGGTTCTGGTTCGTCGGCACGGTGCTCACCGCGCAGCTGCCGACCTACGCCGAACTCAACCTCGGTGGCGCGCAGGACCTGTACATCTTCGCGCTGGCGCTGTTCTCGATCGGCATCGGCACCGGCTCGCTGCTGTGCGAGAAGCTGTCCGGGCGCACCGTGGAGATCGGCCTGGTGCCGCTGGGCGCGTTCGGCATCAGCGCGTTCATGCTCGACCTGTATTTCGCACGCCCCGGCGGCGCGCTGCAGGCCGGGCTGGACATCGGCCAGTTCGTGCGCCAGGCCGGCAGCTGGCGGATCATGCTCGACCTGGTCGGCATCGGCCTGTGCACCGGCCTGTTCGTGGTGCCGTTGTTCGCGCTGATCCAGAGCCGCACGCCGAAGGCGGAACTGTCGCGCGTCATCGCCGGGCTCAACATCCAGAACTCGATGTTCATCGTCATCGCCGCGATGGTCGGCATCGCGCTGCAGATGCAGCAGCTGACCCTGTTCGGCACGCGCATCCCGATGCCGGGGCTGAGCATTCCGCAGGTGTTCCTGGCGCTGGCCATCGCCAACGCGGTGGTGGCGATCTGGATCTTCAGCATCGTCCCCGAATTCCTGATGCGCTTCCTCAGCTGGGTGATGGTGCGCGCGCTGTACCGGCTGCGCCTGCACGGCATCGAGCGGCACGTGCCCGACGAGGGAGCAGCGCTGATCGTGTGCAACCACGTCAGTTACATGGACGCGCTGGTGCTGGCCGCGGCGATCCCGCGCCCGGTGCGCTTCGTCATGTACTACCGCATCTTCAACATCCCGGTGATGCGCTGGATCTTCCGCACCGCCAAGGCGATCCCGATCGCCGGCGCGCGCGAGGACCCGGCGCTGATGCAGCACGCGTTCGACGAGATCGACGCGGCGCTGGCCGAGGGCGAGCTGGTGTGTATCTTCCCGGAGGGCGCGCTGACCAAGGACGGCGCCATCGTCACGTTCAAGTCCGGCATGGAGAAGATCCTCGAGCGCCGCGCGGTGCCGGTGCTGCCGATGGCGCTGCGCAACATGTGGACCAGCATGTGGAGCAAGCGCGATTCGCGGCTGCGGCGCATGCGCGTGCCGCGCCGGTTCCGCGCGCACGTGGAGGTGATCGCCGGCGCGCCGGTGGCGGCCGCCGAGGCCAGCGCCGAGCTGCTGGAAGCGCAGGTGCGGCAGCTGCGCGGGGATGCGGCCTGA
- a CDS encoding DUF2752 domain-containing protein — protein MRAWQQRACLGAATALAAAGGVALYRFDPNAADNPFAPCLFHALTGYYCPGCGMTRALHALLHLDPLGALAMNPGAMLGLALLPCLVAWKAGWRAAWFAPVVAVVSRPNFWLLALPGYWIARNLPWFPFTLLAPG, from the coding sequence ATGCGCGCCTGGCAACAGCGGGCGTGCCTCGGCGCCGCCACCGCCCTCGCGGCGGCCGGCGGCGTGGCGCTGTACCGGTTCGATCCCAACGCCGCGGACAATCCGTTCGCGCCGTGCCTGTTCCATGCGCTCACCGGCTACTACTGTCCCGGCTGCGGCATGACCCGAGCCTTGCACGCGCTGCTGCACCTGGACCCGCTCGGCGCCCTGGCGATGAATCCCGGGGCGATGCTGGGCCTGGCCCTGCTGCCGTGCCTGGTCGCGTGGAAGGCCGGATGGCGCGCAGCATGGTTCGCGCCGGTGGTCGCGGTGGTGTCGCGGCCGAATTTCTGGCTGCTGGCGCTGCCGGGCTACTGGATCGCGCGCAACCTACCGTGGTTCCCCTTCACCCTGCTCGCGCCGGGTTAG